Proteins encoded within one genomic window of Phototrophicus methaneseepsis:
- a CDS encoding rhomboid family intramembrane serine protease, producing the protein MLPIGTLGRNKYRPYVTFFLIVINLIIFGYQMVLQLQGQAVHLNFLYANALDMCKVGAEPIGMTMRNGLFTMFLHGSITHVGFNMMFLWIFGPHVEMYMGHRAYLAFYLAAGYIASFAQVFIGGVICSPAFVNGETLLIGASGAIAGVMGAFLLLNPNARVRMLMLFNIPFIRALRNVMIPYQVTYVSAGWFLAFWVINDFVMALVDKDGNVAHWAHIGGFVGGAAILFVITMFKGLPPVNPFPELDD; encoded by the coding sequence ATGCTCCCGATTGGTACGCTTGGACGCAATAAATACCGCCCCTACGTCACCTTCTTCCTGATTGTGATAAACCTGATCATCTTCGGCTATCAGATGGTCTTACAATTACAGGGGCAGGCGGTTCACCTCAACTTTTTATACGCCAATGCGCTCGATATGTGTAAAGTCGGTGCTGAGCCGATTGGTATGACGATGCGCAATGGCCTGTTTACGATGTTTTTGCATGGCAGCATTACTCATGTTGGCTTCAACATGATGTTCTTGTGGATATTCGGCCCTCATGTCGAGATGTATATGGGGCACCGTGCCTATCTGGCCTTTTATCTGGCAGCGGGTTATATTGCCAGCTTCGCGCAGGTTTTCATCGGCGGTGTGATCTGCTCGCCCGCCTTCGTCAACGGCGAAACACTCTTGATTGGTGCTAGCGGCGCGATTGCAGGTGTGATGGGCGCTTTCTTACTGCTGAACCCGAACGCACGCGTGCGTATGTTGATGTTGTTCAACATTCCCTTCATCCGGGCCCTGCGTAATGTCATGATTCCTTATCAGGTTACCTATGTTTCCGCCGGATGGTTCCTCGCCTTTTGGGTGATTAATGACTTCGTGATGGCCCTCGTTGATAAAGATGGTAATGTGGCCCACTGGGCGCATATCGGCGGCTTCGTTGGTGGTGCGGCGATTTTGTTTGTCATTACGATGTTCAAGGGCTTACCACCTGTGAATCCGTTCCCGGAACTCGACGACTAG